A window from Hallerella porci encodes these proteins:
- the tgt gene encoding tRNA guanosine(34) transglycosylase Tgt, producing the protein MFFELIQTSERSKARLGCIHTAHGDVHTPVFMPVGTNATVKGISVRDLREMSAEIILANTYHLYLRPGTKQIFSAGGVQKFMGWNGPMLTDSGGFQVWSLKQFRKISDEGVHFQSHLDGSRHLFTPESVMLAEREIGADIIMAFDECTPYPSTFEEAETSLRYTLNWTRRAKKWLDENPPILGYPQYFFGIVQGGMHLELRKKSIEALIKIAPDGYAMGGLSVGEPAELMYRIADFCTDYLPKNRARYVMGVGTPWNLLELISRGVDMCDCILPAKHAQDGLAYTSRGVLRYKNECFASDFDLPLDPDCDCYCCKNYSRAYLRHLFKTKEPLGWTLSAIHNLHFYLHLMQEVRAKLLSNDFEKWAEEEKQILAESCKK; encoded by the coding sequence GTGTTTTTTGAATTGATTCAAACTTCGGAAAGGTCAAAAGCGCGGCTTGGTTGCATTCATACGGCGCATGGCGATGTGCACACTCCCGTTTTTATGCCGGTGGGGACGAATGCGACGGTGAAAGGAATTTCTGTCCGCGATTTGCGGGAAATGTCGGCCGAAATTATTTTGGCGAATACTTATCATCTTTATTTGCGGCCGGGGACGAAGCAGATATTTTCGGCGGGCGGCGTTCAAAAATTTATGGGCTGGAATGGTCCGATGCTTACGGATAGCGGCGGATTTCAAGTTTGGAGCTTAAAGCAATTTCGAAAAATTTCCGACGAAGGCGTGCATTTTCAAAGTCATCTCGATGGATCGCGGCATCTTTTTACCCCCGAAAGCGTCATGCTTGCTGAACGCGAAATCGGAGCCGACATCATCATGGCTTTTGACGAATGTACGCCGTATCCGAGCACTTTTGAAGAAGCGGAAACTTCGCTGCGTTATACATTAAATTGGACGCGTCGCGCTAAAAAATGGCTTGATGAAAATCCGCCGATTCTCGGTTATCCGCAATATTTTTTCGGGATTGTTCAAGGCGGCATGCATTTGGAACTGCGCAAAAAATCGATTGAAGCATTGATAAAAATTGCGCCCGACGGCTATGCGATGGGCGGGCTTTCTGTCGGTGAACCCGCAGAACTTATGTATCGCATCGCGGACTTTTGCACGGATTATTTGCCGAAAAATCGCGCCCGTTATGTGATGGGAGTGGGGACGCCGTGGAATTTGCTCGAGCTCATTTCTCGCGGCGTCGATATGTGCGATTGTATTTTGCCGGCGAAGCACGCTCAAGATGGTTTGGCTTATACGAGTCGCGGCGTGTTGCGGTATAAAAATGAATGTTTTGCTTCGGATTTTGATTTGCCGCTCGATCCCGATTGCGATTGTTATTGTTGCAAAAATTACAGCCGCGCGTATCTGCGCCATCTTTTCAAAACGAAAGAGCCTCTCGGTTGGACTCTTTCGGCGATTCATAATTTGCATTTTTATTTGCATTTAATGCAAGAAGTGCGTGCGAAACTTTTAAGTAATGACTTTGAAAAGTGGGCCGAAGAAGAGAAACAAATTCTCGCGGAATCTTGCAAAAAATAG